The sequence below is a genomic window from Chthoniobacterales bacterium.
TTCTCCAATACGCGACCCGCATTCTTGGCGACAGCGACCGAGCCCGCGATGTGGTCCAGGAAACTTTTGTGAAGCTCCAAAATGAAAACCGAGAGCAGATCGATAACGCGCCGGCCAAATGGCTGTTCACGGTTTGCCGGAATGGGGCGCTCAATATCTGCCGGAAGGAAAAACGCACGACCTATCTCGATCAGGATTTGCTCGAGACCCGGGAGAGCGAGCAGCCCGCGCCCTACGAGAAACTCGAAGCCAAGGAAGCGAGCGGATTCCTCCTCAAAATCCTCGGCACCCTGCCGCCGCGGCAGCAGGAGGTGCTGCAATTGAAATTTCAAAATGACCTCAGCTACCAGGAAATCAGCGAAATCACCAAGCTCTCGGTCAGCAACGTGGGCGTGATCATTCACAACGCCCTCAGAACTCTGCGGCAGCGCTACGGGGAAGCTTCCCGGGATTTCCTGCCGTTCACACCTCGAATCGTTTCATGAAAATTAATCTCGATGATCCAAATCTAACCGCGTATGCGCTCGGCGAACTGTCGCCTAACGACCATGCCAAGGTCGCACTCGCGGTCGCGGAGTCGCCCGAAGCGCAAAAGTTCGTCGCGGAGACGCAACAATTTGCCCGGCTCTTGAGGGCGGAGTATGAGGCCGATCGGGTAACGTCCATGGCGAACGGCATCGCCCGGCGCTCCTCCCAGCGGCTGGAAAACGTTGTCCGGATGGAAGAGGAACGCCGCGAATCGTCGCGCTTCCAATGGGGATCGCTGGCCGCGGCATTGGCGATCTTCGCTGTGCTCGGCGCGCTGGCGGTTTCGACAGTTCTCCGGGAGGACTCAAGCGGGGCAAAACGAACTGCGGATAACCTAAGACCGGCCGGACCAAAGGAAAGCACCAGGGAAACGACGGTCGAAGCGGAACCGGCGCCCAGCGTTGAAATGGAAGTGGCTCAACAACCAGTCGAGCCGCCGAATCCCAAGACCACCCCCAATTCAGCTGACGCGTTCAAGGATGAAAGCCGAAGCGCTGCCGGAAAAACCGGCGGTCTCGCCTTGAATCCGTCGGCGCCGCCACCTGTTTCCCGGATGCTAAAAAAACCCGCGCCCGGCGATAGCAAATATGCGGCGGGGCTCGTTCCCATGCAGCCGTCCCCGATGCTTGCGTCCCGATCAGCCGGCGGCGAGACCGCTGAGATTGAACCATCCTCGCGATATCGCCAGGATTTCAACACCGCGACCTACGACAAGGTGGAGGAGAATCCGTTCCTGCCCGCGGCGACCAACCCGCTTTCCACCTTCTCGATCGATGTGGATACGGCGTCCTACTCGAACGTGCGGCGGTTCATTAATTCGGGATCGCTCCCGCCGAAGGATGCGGTGCGCGTCGAAGAAATGATCAACTACTTCAGCTACGATTATCGCGAACCGGAAGGGGACAAACCGTTCTCGATCGATCTGGATTCGACCGCCTGTCCCTGGGACACAAGCCATCGCCTGCTTCGCATCGGACTCAAGGCCCGCGAAGTGGCGAATGAAAAACGGCCCGCGAGCAATCTCGTGTTCCTCCTCGACGTCTCGGGCTCGATGATGCCGGCGGAACGACTCCCTCTTGTGAAGCAGGCGATGCGTTTGCTCGTGGACAAGTTGGGCGAGAAAGATCGCGTCGCGATTGTCATTTACGCGGGCGGCTCGGGACTCGCGCTCAATTCGACCAGCGGAAATGAAAAGGAGAAAATCCTGCGCGCCCTGGAGGAATTGAAAGCCGGAGGATCGACCAATGGCGCGGAAGGGATCGAGCTTGCCTACCGAGTCGCAGCCGACAATTTCATCAAGGGAGGAGTAAACCGCGTGATCCTCGCGACGGATGGCGATTTCAATATCGGCGTCACGAACCAGGGCGATCTGATTCGCTTGATCGAACAAAAGGCCAAGAGTGGTGTGTTCCTCACCGTGCTTGGCGTGGGAACGGACAACCTGAAGGATTCGACGATGCAAAAACTCGCCGACAAAGGAAATGGGAACCACGCCTATCTCGACTCGGTGGATGAAGCCCGGAAGGTCCTGGTGCAGCAGATCAACGGAACGCTGATGACCGTCGCGAAGGATGTGAAAATCCAGGTGGAATTCAATCCGGCCCGGGTCGCGTCGTATCGGTTGATTGGCTACGAAAAGAGGATGCTGCGGAAGGAGGATTTCAACAACGACAAGGTGGACGCGGGCGAGATCGGAGCGGGCCATACGGTAACGGCGCTCTATGAAGTGGTCCCGGCGGGAACGGGCGCCACAGATCCGGCCGCGAGTGTTCCGCCGGTCGACCCGCTGAAATATCAGTCGCCGAATCCTTCCGCGGCGGAAGCGAAACGAACAGAAACGAGCGCTTCGCAGGAGATGGTCACGGTGAAGTTGCGTCACAAGAAGCCCGATGGCGAAACGAGCGAACTGACGGAACGCTCGCTCGTCGACAACGGCTCGAAATTCGAGAATGCGGCTCCGGATTTGAAATTTGCGGCGGCCGTGGCGGAGTTTGGGATGCTGCTGCGCGACTCGCAGTACAAGGGGCAGGGGAGCTTCGGCGCGGTGATCGAATGGGCCCAGGAAGGCAAGGGGCGCGACACTGCAGGCTACCGCGCGGGATTCATCGAACTCGCTCGCAAGACGCAGGAGCTCAAGACGCACGAGGGTTGATCTTAATTGTAGGGCAGGCGCGTCGCCTGCCGCAGCTAAGATGGCAACCGGAGCGGTCGCCCTACAATCGCTCGTTCTTTGGAAACAGCGCTTGCGTTATTTGGTTACATTGGTAACAGTGTAACATGAAGAAGCAGGAAGCTGGTTCTCCTAAACGCGTGGAGCGCGTCCAAATCGGCGCGCGAATGGAGAAACGCCTGGTCAAGGTTCTGCGGGGCCTGGCCGATTATCTGGATTTGTCGCTCGGCGATTTGCTCGAGGGGATTACGCTCCACGCCCTGGAAGGGAAGGCTCCGTTCAGTCAGGAGACCCTCGGTCACATCAAGCGCTTTAAGACCGTGCACGGGTTGAACCTCACGGCAAAGGACAGTCATCAACTGGTCGAGGTTGCGGATGCAAAACGGGAACGGAGCTAGCAGCGAGGAATTGGTCGCGCTCGAAACGGGCGCGCTCGACCCCGGTGCATTCCCTCATCGGGAGCATGTCCGTTTCGCCTATGGAATGCTCGAGCGATATCGGTTCGGCGAAGCAGTGGACCGATTTTCGCGCGGATTAAGATTACTCGCCGCGAAAGCGGGCCGGCCGGAGGTTTATCACGAGACGATCACCGTCGCGTTTCTCGCGCTGATCAACGAGCGCCGGGCGCGCCTTGGATTCCAGAACTGGAGCGAGTTCAAGACGAAAAACTGCGATCTGTTCGATAAACGTTGTCTCGAGGGATGGTACGATGCCGAACAGCTCGCCTCCGATCTGGCCCGGCGGACGTTTTGTCTGCCCCGACTGAAACCGACTCAAGATTGTCTGACCACGATCGCGGTCACAGCGGCTTAAAGTTCTTCCACCGCTGCCGGATCGGTAGGAGCCTTCACCCGCATCGCGAGGAACGCGCCAAAGAGCAGAAGCCCCGAGCTCCAGATTTGCGGCTGGGAAAGACGTTCGCCGAAGAAAATGGCGGAGAGCCCGAGCGCCCCCGCGGGACAAATAAGCTGGAGAGTTTGGGAAAGAGCGACCCCGACCTTGCGGATGGCCACGTAATACAAAACGTGGGCGAGGCTGATGCAGGTTACGGCGGAGATGATCAGGATGATATTCACGCGGCCTCCGGCCTGAAGGGGCGTCTCAATTGTCCCGAAGGCCAGAGTGAGTGGCAACAGGAGTGCGGAGGTGATGAAACTGATCACGCCAAAGCTGCGGATCGGTCCGAGCCGCGCGGAAGGGCGTTTGACGAGCACGCTGTAGAGCGCCCAGCAAAAGCTGGCCGCGAAAGCGATCGCAATTCCCTGGAGTGAGATGGCGCCGCCTTCCGTTCCCGGTTGGAACCAGAGAACGCCGACCGCGCCGAGCAAGCCCAGAAGCGTTCCCAATTGAAATCGCCATTGGCGGATGATCCACCGCTCCTCCGGGAAAAAGAACAGCGCCAGCAGCGCCGTGATGATGACTGATGATCGGATAAAGATCGCAAAAACCCCCGGGCCCATATGGTGGAGCGCGACGGTTTGAGCGATTTGGTGGACGACGTTGGGCAGGGACGGAATGAGGCAGGCGACAAACAGGCCGCGATCAAAACGCGGTCCTCTGCTCCGGCGAAAACGGTAGTAAGCGAATGGAATTACGGCGACACAAGCCACCGCGTAACGATAGAAATTTTGCGCCCATGGATCGTAATAACGGTTGAGATAAAATTGAAAAAGCGAGGGGGTCGACCAAATCAGGACGGTCGCGAAGATGGCGGCATAGCCTCCTGAAAAAGTGGATTGCTTTGATTTGGTCATGATCCCGGGCTCCCGGCAAGGGATTCGCCGATTCGAAAGAAAGTAGCCTCCGCTTGCAATCGTTTAACGCTTCCATCTAATAGGCAGACGAACATGAAGAATTACCAAATCGGAACCATCGTCAGTCTTGCGATCGCGCTCGTGGCTTATCCGAGCGGAGTTTTGTATGCAAAGAAGCGGCCCCCCGCTGCCCAACAGCCAGCCGGCAATACGAAAGCGAATCCAAAAGATCCCGGCGGGCACTCGGCCGCTGGTTTCGAAGCCACCAAGGCCAAGGATTACGAAAAGGCGATCGCCGAGTTCACCAAGGCGATTGAGGCGGAGCCGGGCGATGCAAAAAATTATTTCAATCGCGCGACCGCCTATCGCGCCGTCAACAAGCTGACCGAGGCGCAGGCGGACTATACCAAGGCGATTGAGCTCGCTCCGCAAGACGACCGGGCCTTGATCGGCCGCGGTGAAGTGCTTTTGGTTCAAAAACAGCAGGACGCCGCCCTGGCAGATTTCGACAAGGCATTGCAAATTTCGCCCAACGATCCCAATGCCCGGCGCTTTCGCGGATTCGTTTATGTTTCCAAAAGCGAATGGCAGAAGGCGATTGATGATTACTCGGTCGTAATTCAAAAAGTTCCGACTGACGGGGACGCTTATGAACGCCGGGCGTTTGCCTACCGGAATCTGAAAAAATACCCGGAAGCCATCGCCGATTACACGAAGTCGATTGCGACCGACCCGAAAGATCCTGAGGGCTACCGGCGCCGGGCCCTGGCTTACACCCTGGCCGGTGATAGCAAAAAGGCCGCCGAAGATTTTCGCGCCATTTTGAAGATCAAGCCGGATGACATGGATGCGCAGAGCCGATTGAAAGCGCTGGAGACCCGAACCAATGCACCAACGAGCCCGGCGGCTCCGGCCCCGCAGACCCCCGCGACATCGCCCGCCACGGCGGCGTCGATGGCACCGCCAGCCGCGTCGCCACGATAAGCAGGGAACCAAAACGCAACTGCCGAACGTTTCTTTTGTGGGGAGGCGCGGGCAGCCGCGCCCATGAGTAACGCGCTGGGCGATTAAGCTTTCCGTGCCGTTGCCCGGGAGATAAGAAATAGCCTGTCCCGAAAGTCACCTCAGCCGAAGGATCAAATGAACATGCCCAAGAACCTATTCGCCTTAGTTGCCATCAGCTTCGTTACCCTGGCCGGCGGGCCTCTCCTCTGCGCAGCCGATTCGGGCGCGATGGCGCACGCCAATAAGGGAGTCAAATTCGCACAGGAGGGAGCCTTTGATCAGGCCATCCTGGAGTTCACCGAAGCGATTAAGCTCGAACCAAGGGATATGCGGTTTTATCGCGATCGGGGCGGAGTTTACCTGACGACCAAGCGTTTCCAGGACGCAGTCAACGATTTTGCAAAAGTGGTCGAGCTCGCGCCGAAGGAATTTTCCGGGTATTCTCTCCGGGGCGCGGCGAAGAGCGAACTGCTTCAGCTCGACGAAGCCCTGGTGGATTTGAGCAAAGCGCTGGAGCTGAAGCCTAACGATCCTCAGAGTCTGGAACGGCGCGGCCTCGTCTATTACCGGCAGAAGAATTATCAGGCGGCGCTGGACGATTACAATAACGCCCTGACCCAGAATCCAAACAGCACCCTCGGGCTGAGCCGCCGAGCGGATGCCTACGTGGCCTTGAACGACTACGCGAAGGCGCTCCCCGATCTCCAGGCGGTGTTGAAAGTCAAGCCGGACGATTTCGAAATTTCTCAAAGACTCCAGTACGTGCAGGCGAAGCTGGCCACGCCTAGACCCGTGGTGAGGACTTCGGCCCCGCCGCCGACACCTACGCCCACGCCCGCACCCGAACCGATGAGCATGCAGATGAAGCTTGGCATCGGCGCCGGAGGCCTGCTCCTGATCATCATTCTGATCATCATCCTGGCCCGAAAAAAAAGCCGGGGATATTGAAACGGAAAGGGCGCGGAAAGGGACCGAGAAATTTCTTTGACACCCGGGAGCGGGCTGTTAGCTTGCCCACGCTTTTTCGGAGAACGAAAGGAGGTCCCATGGTCGTTCCAGACGGAAGTTTGACGACTCTGGGACTTTTACTTCTAAACGAAGAAGCAACCGGTTCATTCCGCTCCGGCGGGGTGAGCAATTTGATGATACGCAGCGGCCCATGTAGCTCAGTTGGTAGAGCACGTCCTTGGTAAGGACGAGGTCACCGGTTCAATCCCGGTCATGGGCTCCAGAAGCGGCTCGGGACCGGCAGTTAACAACCCAAAAAAAAGACGCAGTTAGTTCAAACGAGGAAAATCGAGATGGCTAAGGACAAATTCGAACGCAACAAGCCGCACGTGAACGTCGGCACCATCGGACACGTTGACCACGGCAAGACCACATTGACTGCCGCGATCACTACCGTGCTCGCCAAAAAAGGCTTCGCCGAAGCGCGCGCTTACGATTCCATCGACGCCGCTCCCGAAGAAAAAGAACGCGGAATTACGATCTCCACTGCGCACGTCGAATATCAGAGCGACAAGCGTCACTACGCCCACGTCGATTGCCCGGGTCACGCTGACTATGTGAAGAACATGATCACCGGTGCCGCGCAAATGGACGGCGCTATCCTGGTCGTTTCCGCCGCGGACGGTCCCATGCCCCAGACCCGGGAGCACATCCTGCTCGCGCGCCAGGTGGGCGTGCCCTCCATCGTCGTGTTCTTGAACAAGACCGACATGGTGGACGATCCGGAGCTTCTCGACCTCGTCGAAATGGAAGTGCGCGATCTGCTCACCCAGTACGAATTTCCAGGCGACAAAATTCCAATCGTTAAGGGCAGCGCGAGCAAGGCTCTTGCGGCCGGCGATCCCGCCAGCCCGGATGCCAAGTGCATTCTCGATCTCATCGCGGCGGTGGATGATTACATCCCCGTCCCGGAGCGTCCGGTCGATCTGCCGTTCCTGATGCCGGTGGAAGACGTGTTCAACATTGAAGGCCGCGGCACCGTCGCGACCGGTCGTGTCGAACGCGGCATCCTCAAGAAGATGGAGGAAGTCGAGATCGTCGGCCTCAAGGACACGACGAAGACGACGGCGACCGACATCGAAATGTTCCGCAAGCTTCTCGACGAAGCGCGCGCCGGCGACAACGTCGGGGTGCTGCTCCGCGGCGTGAAGAAGGAAGACGTCATGCGCGGCCAGGTCATTGCGAAGCCCGGCAGCATTACGCCGCACCGCAAATTCAAGGCGGAAGTTTACGTGTTGAGCAAGGAGGAAGGCGGACGTCACACCCCGTTCTTCACCAACTACCGTCCTCAATTTTATTTCCGCACCACCGACGTGACCGGAACCGTCAAACTGCCGGATGGCGTCGAGATGGTGATGCCGGGCGACAACGTCTCGGTGGAAGTCGAGCTGATCACCCCGATCGCGATGGAAAAAACCATCCGGTTCGCTATTCGCGAAGGCGGCAAAACCGTCGGCGCCGGTCGCGTGGCCGAGATCATGGACTGACGAAGAATTGCCGATTGCCGAAGGCCGATTGCGGAATGAAACTGAGGAGTTGGCGGTTTTCGTGAAAATCGAAAATCCCGATAGGTCAGTAGCTCAATTGGTAGAGTAGCGGTCTCCAAAACCGTCGGTTGGGGGTTCGAGTCCCTCCTGACCTGGTGTTTTAGAATTTTCCATGATCACGAAAACAAAAAACTTTTTCGGTGAAGTCCGAGCCGAATTGCAGAAGGCGTCGTGGCCCTGGGAAGCCAAGGACAAGGGAATCCGCCGCTACAAGGAGCTGACCGATTCGACCCTCGTGGTCATCATCGCGATGCTGTTGCTCGGCGGATACGTCGCGCTCTTCGATTTCGTGCTGATCAATTTCATCCACTTCTTCACGCGCTTTCATTGACATGGCCCAGGTCCTCGCTCCCAAAGATCAGTGGTTTGTCGTGCACGTGCTTTCCGGCCAGGAAAACAAGGTCCGCGACAACATCGAGAAGCGAGTCAAGACCGAGGAGATGGGCGATGTGATTTACGAAGTGCTCGTTCCGACGGAGCGGGTCTCGGAAATCAAACGCGGCAAGAAGAGCGAGACGACGCGGAAATTTTTCCCCGGCTATCTTATCGTCAATATGCACCTGCTCGATGAAAACAATCAGCTCGTCGGCCGGACCTGGTATTTCATTCGCGAGACCACCGGCGTGATTGGTTTTGCCGGGACGAAGGACAAGCCGATCCCGATGCGGAAATCGGAAGTGGACAACATGCTCGCGCAGATGCGCGAACGCGAAGAAAAGGTAAAACCGAAAGTCAGCTTCGAAGTCGGCGAGACCGTGAAAGTGGCCGACGGCCCATTCCAGAATCAAAACGGCATCGTGGAAGAAATCGATCCGGACCGCGGCAAGCTTCGCGTTTCCGTCACCATCTTCGGCCGCGCCACCCCGGTCGAGCTGGAGTACTGGCAGGTGGAAAGAGGGTAGTTAATTGCAGATTGCAGATTTCAGAATGCAGATTGAAGCAGCTGCCTGCGCAATCTGAAATCGGCAATCTGAAATCTGAAATTAAATTATGGCCAAGGAAATCATAGCTCACATCAAATTGCAGATCCCGGCAGGGCAAGCGAACCCGGCGCCGCCCGTCGGCACCGCGCTCGGACCGCGTGGCGTCAACATCATGGCGTTCTGCAAGGAATTTAACGCCGCTACCCAGAAGCAGGCCGGCGACATTCTCCCGGTCGTCATCACCGTTTTTAAGGACAAGTCGTTCACCTTCATTACCAAGAGCCCGCCGGCCGCGGTTCTCTTGAAAAAGGCGGCCAACATCGCCGCCGGTTCCAAAGAGCCGAACAAGACCAAGGTCGGCAAAGTGACGCGCAAACAGATCATGGAAATCGTGAAAACGAAGGCCAAAGACCTGAACTCGCGCAGCGACGAAGCCGGTTTCCGCGTCATCGCCGGCACCGCCCGCCAGATGGGCCTCGAGATCGTCGACTGACAAACTGTAGCGGCGGTCTCTGACCGCCGATTATCGAGCCGGGATCACGCGGATTCGAACGCGGACAAAGTGGTCAGGTTTGCCAGCTCAAGCTTACCGCCGCGGTTCGGTTGGTGACCTTCATCTTCTTCAGAATATTCTCGACGTGCTTGCTCGCGGTGGAGCGGCTGACGCCAAGAGCGCTGGCGATTTCTTTGTCGGACGCGCCCGTTCGAAGGACCTCGAGGACATCTCTTTCCCGGCGCGTCAAAGGCCATTGGGCGAGGATTGAATTTGGTTCGCCGCGAGTCTGGGGAGACGTCTTCACTATCGTGTAATACAGTTTTCTTTTTCCCAAGTCCGCAAAAAATAAATACGGAATTCTCCCTATAGACGGCTGCCATCGTTCTCCGGCAGTCTTCTGTCGGAGTAGATCTGTTCCCCCCGAACCTGGTCCCCCCAGCCGGAGCGGTCCCACGCCGCTCCGGCACCGGGAGTTTCGCTGCCTGAGGTCGTCAAAATGTCCCCGTCTGAGTTGTAATTCTTCTCCAAGCCGATCTGAACTCGCGCAACGATTCTTCACGCGCCTTGCTTTCAGGCATGCAATTTCATATTCGAGGCCATGATGAATTTGCTTCGCGTTTTCTCTGCGATCTTTGCGTTCTCCGCGGTAATCCCTTCCGCGTCGGCCGCTGAACCCGTCACTACTATCGCCCTTAAGGCCGCGCGAATGTTCGACGGAAAATCCAAAGCCCTCGTCGCGAACGGCGTTGTCATCGTTCAGGGCGACAAGATCACCGACGCCGGCAGCAATCTCCCGATCCCGCAGGGCGCCCAGGTCATCGACCTTGGCGACGCCACGCTATCGCCCGGCTTCATGGACGCGCACACCCATCTCACCTTCGACTTCAGCGGAAATTACAATGAGCGCCGATTGAAAGGACTCGAGATGAACGTCTCCGAGCATGCCTACCTCGCGATTCCGTACGCGCAAAAAACCGTCGAAGCCGGTTTTACCACCGTCCGCGATCTCGGCAGCCGATTCGAAGGAAGCCGCGATTTTGTCGATGTCTCCATGCGCAATGCCATCGCCAAGGGTGTGATTTCCGGCCCGCGTATGCTTGTCGCGACGTTCGGCATTGGCGCTACCGGCGGACACTTTGACGACACGAATGGCTTCCGTGATTTGCTTTTCGGTCGCGAACCCGATTATGCCGACGGCATCGCCGATGGACCGGATGCGATTCGCAAAGCCGTCCGCTACCAAATCAAGAACGGCGCCGATGTCATTAAGGCCGCTGTTTCGGGCGGCGTCCTGTCGATGCACGACGAAGTCGACGTTCCGCAATTGACCCCCGCGGAGATGGCGGCGCTGGTCGACGAAACTCATCGGCTTCGCAAGAAGGTCGCCGTCCATTGCCACGGTGATCAGGCCGCGAAGGATGCAATTGAAGCGGGCGTCGACTCCATCGAGCACGGTTCGTTTCTGAAACCCGAAACGCTCCAACTCATGAAAACCAAAGGCACCTGGCTCGTGCCCACCCTGATGGCGACCGAATGGATTTTGGGCAAACTCGATTCCTATCCACCGGCATTACAAGCCAAAGCCAAAGCCGCGGGCGCCGCGCGCACCGAGATGTTCCGCAACGCCGTCAAGCTGGGCGTAAAGATCGGATTCGGGACCGACGCCGCCGTTTATCCCCACGGCCAGAACGCCAGGGAATTCAAACTCATGACCGATCTGGGCATGCTCCCGCTC
It includes:
- the rplK gene encoding 50S ribosomal protein L11; the encoded protein is MAKEIIAHIKLQIPAGQANPAPPVGTALGPRGVNIMAFCKEFNAATQKQAGDILPVVITVFKDKSFTFITKSPPAAVLLKKAANIAAGSKEPNKTKVGKVTRKQIMEIVKTKAKDLNSRSDEAGFRVIAGTARQMGLEIVD
- the tuf gene encoding elongation factor Tu; translated protein: MAKDKFERNKPHVNVGTIGHVDHGKTTLTAAITTVLAKKGFAEARAYDSIDAAPEEKERGITISTAHVEYQSDKRHYAHVDCPGHADYVKNMITGAAQMDGAILVVSAADGPMPQTREHILLARQVGVPSIVVFLNKTDMVDDPELLDLVEMEVRDLLTQYEFPGDKIPIVKGSASKALAAGDPASPDAKCILDLIAAVDDYIPVPERPVDLPFLMPVEDVFNIEGRGTVATGRVERGILKKMEEVEIVGLKDTTKTTATDIEMFRKLLDEARAGDNVGVLLRGVKKEDVMRGQVIAKPGSITPHRKFKAEVYVLSKEEGGRHTPFFTNYRPQFYFRTTDVTGTVKLPDGVEMVMPGDNVSVEVELITPIAMEKTIRFAIREGGKTVGAGRVAEIMD
- a CDS encoding LuxR C-terminal-related transcriptional regulator, translated to MKTSPQTRGEPNSILAQWPLTRRERDVLEVLRTGASDKEIASALGVSRSTASKHVENILKKMKVTNRTAAVSLSWQT
- a CDS encoding DMT family transporter — translated: MTKSKQSTFSGGYAAIFATVLIWSTPSLFQFYLNRYYDPWAQNFYRYAVACVAVIPFAYYRFRRSRGPRFDRGLFVACLIPSLPNVVHQIAQTVALHHMGPGVFAIFIRSSVIITALLALFFFPEERWIIRQWRFQLGTLLGLLGAVGVLWFQPGTEGGAISLQGIAIAFAASFCWALYSVLVKRPSARLGPIRSFGVISFITSALLLPLTLAFGTIETPLQAGGRVNIILIISAVTCISLAHVLYYVAIRKVGVALSQTLQLICPAGALGLSAIFFGERLSQPQIWSSGLLLFGAFLAMRVKAPTDPAAVEEL
- a CDS encoding sigma-70 family RNA polymerase sigma factor; this translates as MQSVRVEAGKMNGQQMEALLQRFERPLLQYATRILGDSDRARDVVQETFVKLQNENREQIDNAPAKWLFTVCRNGALNICRKEKRTTYLDQDLLETRESEQPAPYEKLEAKEASGFLLKILGTLPPRQQEVLQLKFQNDLSYQEISEITKLSVSNVGVIIHNALRTLRQRYGEASRDFLPFTPRIVS
- the secE gene encoding preprotein translocase subunit SecE, yielding MITKTKNFFGEVRAELQKASWPWEAKDKGIRRYKELTDSTLVVIIAMLLLGGYVALFDFVLINFIHFFTRFH
- a CDS encoding tetratricopeptide repeat protein, producing MPKNLFALVAISFVTLAGGPLLCAADSGAMAHANKGVKFAQEGAFDQAILEFTEAIKLEPRDMRFYRDRGGVYLTTKRFQDAVNDFAKVVELAPKEFSGYSLRGAAKSELLQLDEALVDLSKALELKPNDPQSLERRGLVYYRQKNYQAALDDYNNALTQNPNSTLGLSRRADAYVALNDYAKALPDLQAVLKVKPDDFEISQRLQYVQAKLATPRPVVRTSAPPPTPTPTPAPEPMSMQMKLGIGAGGLLLIIILIIILARKKSRGY
- a CDS encoding amidohydrolase family protein, whose amino-acid sequence is MFDGKSKALVANGVVIVQGDKITDAGSNLPIPQGAQVIDLGDATLSPGFMDAHTHLTFDFSGNYNERRLKGLEMNVSEHAYLAIPYAQKTVEAGFTTVRDLGSRFEGSRDFVDVSMRNAIAKGVISGPRMLVATFGIGATGGHFDDTNGFRDLLFGREPDYADGIADGPDAIRKAVRYQIKNGADVIKAAVSGGVLSMHDEVDVPQLTPAEMAALVDETHRLRKKVAVHCHGDQAAKDAIEAGVDSIEHGSFLKPETLQLMKTKGTWLVPTLMATEWILGKLDSYPPALQAKAKAAGAARTEMFRNAVKLGVKIGFGTDAAVYPHGQNAREFKLMTDLGMLPLEALRAATSANADLFGVAAKVGTLEKGKLADIIAMPGDPTTDIAATERVSFVMKEGKIVKNAVK
- the nusG gene encoding transcription termination/antitermination protein NusG; this encodes MAQVLAPKDQWFVVHVLSGQENKVRDNIEKRVKTEEMGDVIYEVLVPTERVSEIKRGKKSETTRKFFPGYLIVNMHLLDENNQLVGRTWYFIRETTGVIGFAGTKDKPIPMRKSEVDNMLAQMREREEKVKPKVSFEVGETVKVADGPFQNQNGIVEEIDPDRGKLRVSVTIFGRATPVELEYWQVERG
- a CDS encoding tetratricopeptide repeat protein, with the translated sequence MKNYQIGTIVSLAIALVAYPSGVLYAKKRPPAAQQPAGNTKANPKDPGGHSAAGFEATKAKDYEKAIAEFTKAIEAEPGDAKNYFNRATAYRAVNKLTEAQADYTKAIELAPQDDRALIGRGEVLLVQKQQDAALADFDKALQISPNDPNARRFRGFVYVSKSEWQKAIDDYSVVIQKVPTDGDAYERRAFAYRNLKKYPEAIADYTKSIATDPKDPEGYRRRALAYTLAGDSKKAAEDFRAILKIKPDDMDAQSRLKALETRTNAPTSPAAPAPQTPATSPATAASMAPPAASPR
- a CDS encoding von Willebrand factor type A domain-containing protein; translated protein: MKINLDDPNLTAYALGELSPNDHAKVALAVAESPEAQKFVAETQQFARLLRAEYEADRVTSMANGIARRSSQRLENVVRMEEERRESSRFQWGSLAAALAIFAVLGALAVSTVLREDSSGAKRTADNLRPAGPKESTRETTVEAEPAPSVEMEVAQQPVEPPNPKTTPNSADAFKDESRSAAGKTGGLALNPSAPPPVSRMLKKPAPGDSKYAAGLVPMQPSPMLASRSAGGETAEIEPSSRYRQDFNTATYDKVEENPFLPAATNPLSTFSIDVDTASYSNVRRFINSGSLPPKDAVRVEEMINYFSYDYREPEGDKPFSIDLDSTACPWDTSHRLLRIGLKAREVANEKRPASNLVFLLDVSGSMMPAERLPLVKQAMRLLVDKLGEKDRVAIVIYAGGSGLALNSTSGNEKEKILRALEELKAGGSTNGAEGIELAYRVAADNFIKGGVNRVILATDGDFNIGVTNQGDLIRLIEQKAKSGVFLTVLGVGTDNLKDSTMQKLADKGNGNHAYLDSVDEARKVLVQQINGTLMTVAKDVKIQVEFNPARVASYRLIGYEKRMLRKEDFNNDKVDAGEIGAGHTVTALYEVVPAGTGATDPAASVPPVDPLKYQSPNPSAAEAKRTETSASQEMVTVKLRHKKPDGETSELTERSLVDNGSKFENAAPDLKFAAAVAEFGMLLRDSQYKGQGSFGAVIEWAQEGKGRDTAGYRAGFIELARKTQELKTHEG